A region of Nocardioides sp. JS614 DNA encodes the following proteins:
- a CDS encoding GNAT family N-acetyltransferase: MTQSRPAIEVRPYATEDRSALVALFGAAGAGAPSSELWGHEAALADVYLTPYLDLEPASVFVALVEGRPAGYLAGCVDEARFPSEADRTRAAIRRHRLYLRPRPVWFFARERYDVLRSALFREPVADELADPRWPAHLHIDLVPQARGSGAGRALMAAWFGRLEEVGVTGCYLQTTAENAGAVAFFERMGFVRHGPNPVVPGLRYGGRRLHQQTMVRPGPAG; this comes from the coding sequence ATGACCCAGTCCCGCCCCGCGATCGAGGTCCGTCCGTACGCGACCGAGGACCGATCCGCGCTGGTCGCGCTGTTCGGCGCAGCGGGCGCGGGCGCCCCGTCCTCCGAGCTCTGGGGGCACGAGGCCGCGCTCGCCGACGTGTACCTGACGCCGTACCTCGACCTGGAGCCGGCGTCGGTGTTCGTGGCCCTCGTCGAGGGCCGTCCGGCCGGCTATCTCGCGGGCTGCGTCGACGAGGCGCGCTTCCCCAGCGAGGCCGACCGGACCCGGGCGGCGATCCGCCGGCACCGGCTCTACCTCCGTCCGCGGCCGGTGTGGTTCTTCGCGCGGGAGCGGTACGACGTCCTGCGCAGCGCGCTGTTCCGGGAGCCGGTCGCCGACGAGCTTGCCGACCCGCGCTGGCCGGCGCACCTGCACATCGACCTGGTGCCGCAGGCGCGGGGGAGCGGTGCGGGACGGGCGTTGATGGCGGCGTGGTTCGGGCGGCTCGAGGAGGTCGGGGTGACCGGCTGCTACCTCCAGACGACCGCCGAGAATGCCGGCGCCGTGGCGTTCTTCGAGCGGATGGGGTTCGTCCGGCACGGCCCGAACCCGGTGGTGCCCGGGCTCCGGTACGGCGGGCGCCGGCTGCACCAGCAGACGATGGTCCGCCCCGGGCCGGCGGGCTGA
- a CDS encoding RNA polymerase sigma factor: MNPTTPEVVPPPADDAWLTDLNDDGPAGQLALQHLRGLLVRAARHQVWRLRDLLPGAGSGELEDLAQQAADDALVAVLRQLGTFAGRSRFTTWAYKFGVLHAGVAVRRQAWRHREVPLPDTFTLVDTSPSPAAVTEASHLAHAVAAAISSELTPHQRRVLLALVVEEVPIDVLADRLGSTRNALYKTLHDARRRLRTALIASGDLDHRPDRSNP; this comes from the coding sequence GTGAACCCCACCACCCCCGAGGTGGTCCCCCCGCCCGCGGACGATGCCTGGCTCACGGACCTCAACGACGACGGCCCGGCCGGTCAGCTCGCGCTGCAGCACCTCCGCGGGCTGTTGGTGCGGGCCGCGCGGCACCAGGTCTGGCGGTTGCGCGACCTGCTGCCGGGTGCCGGCTCCGGCGAGCTCGAGGACCTGGCCCAGCAGGCGGCCGACGACGCCCTGGTCGCCGTCCTGCGCCAGCTGGGCACCTTCGCGGGTCGCAGTCGGTTCACCACGTGGGCCTACAAGTTCGGGGTGCTCCACGCCGGCGTCGCCGTACGCCGCCAGGCCTGGCGCCACCGCGAGGTCCCGCTGCCGGACACGTTCACGCTGGTGGACACCTCGCCGTCGCCTGCCGCGGTCACCGAGGCCAGCCACCTCGCGCACGCTGTCGCGGCCGCGATCTCCTCGGAGTTGACCCCCCACCAACGCCGCGTGCTGCTGGCGCTGGTCGTGGAGGAGGTCCCGATCGACGTGCTCGCCGACCGCCTCGGCAGCACCCGCAACGCCCTCTACAAGACCCTCCACGATGCGCGCCGCCGCCTGCGCACCGCCCTCATCGCCAGCGGCGACCTCGACCATCGCCCCGACCGGAGCAACCCATGA
- a CDS encoding patatin-like phospholipase family protein, with protein sequence MTTAFVLSGGGSLGAVQVGMLQALNARGIEPDLLVGTSAGAMNAAWLAVHGTSADSLAELEGVWTRLRRGDVFPLAVRTAVRGLLGRAPAVTSPDRLRTLVAGHAGAVRLEDALVPTHLVTADLITGQNVTLSAGPLVDAVLASSSIPGVFPPVTWSDPDLGDRYLVDGGVAHRTGLAEAVDLGATLVYVLPAGSACALPAPPSSALGTALHALTLLIEQRQARDVAALTGAVTLKVLPPLCPLRISAADFTHGAELVRRARHASLRWIDSGDIDLPAPERFLAAHRHAGLADQPCPHPAEQPAGGPRAA encoded by the coding sequence ATGACCACCGCGTTCGTCCTCTCCGGCGGCGGCAGCCTGGGCGCCGTCCAGGTCGGGATGCTGCAGGCCCTGAACGCTCGCGGGATCGAGCCGGACCTCCTGGTCGGCACGTCCGCCGGCGCGATGAACGCCGCCTGGCTGGCGGTGCACGGGACCTCCGCGGACTCGTTGGCCGAGCTGGAAGGGGTCTGGACCCGACTGCGGCGCGGCGACGTGTTCCCGCTCGCGGTCCGCACCGCGGTGCGCGGCCTCCTCGGGCGCGCCCCGGCGGTGACCTCCCCCGACCGGTTGCGCACCCTGGTCGCCGGCCACGCCGGCGCGGTCCGCCTCGAGGACGCGCTGGTGCCCACCCACCTGGTCACCGCCGACCTGATCACCGGGCAGAACGTCACCCTCTCCGCGGGCCCGCTGGTCGACGCGGTGCTCGCCAGCTCCTCGATCCCGGGTGTCTTCCCGCCGGTCACCTGGTCCGACCCCGACCTCGGCGACCGGTACCTCGTCGACGGAGGCGTGGCCCACCGGACCGGGCTCGCCGAGGCAGTCGACCTGGGCGCCACGCTGGTCTACGTGCTCCCGGCCGGGAGCGCGTGCGCGCTGCCCGCGCCCCCCTCGTCCGCCCTCGGCACGGCCCTGCACGCGCTGACCCTGCTGATCGAGCAGCGGCAGGCCCGCGACGTCGCCGCCCTGACCGGGGCGGTGACCCTCAAGGTGCTGCCACCGCTGTGCCCACTGCGCATCTCGGCCGCCGACTTCACCCATGGCGCCGAGCTCGTCCGGCGGGCCCGTCACGCCTCACTGCGCTGGATCGACAGCGGGGACATCGACCTGCCGGCACCCGAGCGGTTCCTCGCCGCCCACCGGCATGCGGGCCTCGCCGACCAGCCCTGCCCGCACCCGGCCGAGCAGCCGGCGGGCGGCCCGCGCGCCGCCTGA
- a CDS encoding DUF488 domain-containing protein, translating to MARGSVRIKRVYEDPAKADGHRILVDRIWPRGLTKADAAVDEWLKDVGPSTELRRWFGHDPARFGEFARRYRAELDGSDAFARLRAVRDEHRVVTLVYSARDTEHNQAVVLRDLLG from the coding sequence GTGGCACGAGGGTCGGTGCGGATCAAGCGGGTCTACGAGGACCCGGCGAAGGCCGACGGTCACCGGATCCTCGTCGACCGGATCTGGCCGCGCGGCCTGACCAAGGCGGACGCGGCGGTCGACGAGTGGCTCAAGGACGTCGGGCCGTCGACCGAGCTGCGGCGCTGGTTCGGGCACGACCCCGCGCGCTTCGGCGAGTTCGCCCGACGCTACCGTGCCGAGCTCGACGGGTCGGACGCGTTCGCCCGGCTGCGTGCCGTCCGCGACGAGCACCGGGTCGTCACGTTGGTCTACAGCGCCCGGGACACCGAGCACAACCAGGCGGTCGTGCTGCGCGACCTGCTGGGCTGA
- a CDS encoding lecithin retinol acyltransferase family protein produces the protein MARGDHVYVCRGRRYTHHGIDCGDGSVIHYAGPRGSVRRVTRSPIDSFAAGSPVLVRAYEQRLSPEETVRQAESRLGSMGYHLVRNNCEHFAAWCCTGRAVSSQVRRWLLASQGTLASLLAAQSFGAHLAVVGTLGAGLYAMSGPLRRR, from the coding sequence GTGGCGCGCGGGGATCACGTCTACGTGTGCCGAGGGCGCCGCTACACCCACCACGGGATCGACTGCGGCGACGGGTCGGTGATCCACTACGCCGGCCCGCGGGGCAGCGTCCGCCGGGTCACCCGGAGTCCGATCGACTCGTTCGCGGCCGGATCGCCGGTGCTGGTCCGGGCCTACGAGCAGCGGCTGAGCCCCGAGGAGACGGTCCGGCAGGCCGAGTCGCGGCTGGGATCGATGGGATACCACCTGGTCCGGAACAACTGCGAGCACTTCGCCGCCTGGTGCTGCACGGGCCGGGCAGTCAGCAGCCAGGTGCGCCGGTGGCTGCTCGCGTCCCAGGGCACGCTCGCCTCGCTGCTGGCGGCACAGTCCTTCGGCGCGCACCTCGCGGTCGTCGGCACCCTCGGCGCCGGGCTGTACGCCATGTCCGGGCCGCTGCGCCGGCGGTGA
- a CDS encoding GtrA family protein has product MLTSHHPRVRGLLTEVVRFLAVGGVATVVSVLGFNALVHGIGWTDSAPMRHQPIAAYVLANAVAGAVAYAGMRLWAFRHREVEDPVQGVLRFFGLGAVTMAIPVLCLATSRYLLGLSDVWADNLSANVIGLGLSTAARFWVFRRWVFLEAGAAAEPGGA; this is encoded by the coding sequence GTGCTCACCTCCCACCACCCGCGCGTCAGGGGCCTGCTGACCGAGGTCGTGCGCTTCCTCGCGGTGGGTGGGGTCGCGACCGTTGTCTCGGTCCTCGGCTTCAACGCCCTCGTGCACGGCATCGGCTGGACCGACAGCGCGCCGATGCGCCACCAGCCGATCGCGGCGTACGTCCTGGCCAACGCCGTCGCCGGCGCGGTGGCGTACGCCGGCATGCGGCTGTGGGCGTTCCGCCATCGCGAGGTCGAGGACCCGGTCCAGGGCGTCCTGCGGTTCTTCGGCCTCGGCGCGGTGACGATGGCGATCCCGGTGCTGTGCCTGGCGACCAGCAGGTACCTGCTGGGCCTCTCCGACGTGTGGGCGGACAACCTCTCGGCGAACGTGATCGGTCTCGGCCTGAGCACCGCCGCCCGCTTCTGGGTGTTCCGGCGCTGGGTCTTCCTCGAGGCCGGCGCCGCGGCCGAACCCGGCGGCGCCTGA
- a CDS encoding NUDIX domain-containing protein, with translation MTGKVLVFSRRLITGFEPFTPALGEMDLGAIGDDCWWEARTAAERSTNAVQAIPAAVLCDSAGNYLLLQRVDEARKSLRSRLSLVIGGHVEPPAGADLPPEVNFETLLRTTLLRELREELSLQLDPGALESVGMVVDPRGLDASRHVAFVYRATLGRSMDVDVTAFEEFAVDSAFSTRMWPGRQLRRLLPSLDPWSAILVRSGALLGSG, from the coding sequence ATGACTGGGAAGGTGCTGGTCTTCTCTCGCCGCCTGATAACCGGGTTCGAGCCGTTCACGCCGGCTCTCGGAGAGATGGACCTCGGCGCGATCGGAGACGACTGCTGGTGGGAGGCACGGACCGCCGCAGAGCGATCGACGAATGCAGTACAGGCCATCCCCGCCGCTGTGCTGTGCGACTCGGCAGGCAACTATCTCTTGCTTCAACGGGTGGATGAAGCGCGCAAGTCACTCAGATCGCGGTTGTCGTTGGTTATCGGGGGTCATGTTGAACCACCTGCTGGCGCGGATCTCCCGCCCGAGGTGAACTTCGAGACGCTCCTACGGACTACGTTGTTGCGCGAACTGCGGGAGGAACTAAGCCTCCAACTCGATCCAGGAGCGCTCGAATCAGTCGGAATGGTCGTTGACCCGCGCGGACTCGACGCGTCGCGGCACGTGGCGTTCGTGTACCGGGCCACGCTGGGACGTTCGATGGATGTGGACGTCACGGCGTTCGAGGAGTTCGCCGTGGACTCCGCCTTCTCCACACGGATGTGGCCAGGTCGCCAACTACGCCGCTTGCTACCGAGCCTTGATCCTTGGTCAGCGATCCTGGTCAGAAGTGGAGCCCTGCTTGGGTCTGGCTAG
- the dnaB gene encoding replicative DNA helicase: MAAEQSVLGSMLISKDAIADVAEVLRGVDFYRPSHETIHDAIIDLYGRGEPVDMVTVAAELQRRGELQRIGGAPYLHTLSANVPIAANAGYYAEIVREKAILRRLVDAGTKIVQIGYAGEGQVDDIVDTAQAEVYKITDRRAAEDYAPLSDIMDGVLDEIEAIGNREAGLYGVPTGFADLDDLTNGLHSGQMIIVAARPAMGKALALDTALPTPSGWTTMGDVQVGDQLYDAHGRPTTVVAATEVLTGRPCYEVEFSDGSRIVADAQHQWLTESRAARKSRWAADKQYNRARNQNIVASVVTTEAIAGTLRVGADQRANHAVLTADPLSGSDVDLPIPPYVLGAWLGDGHSASARITCETPEIPMYLEACGLRVDHQGAMLYSLKFPDGDPRGSVQGVLRTIGVLNDKHIPADYLRASEGQRRDLLAGLMDTDGTVVRGVGSCQFAVTNKRLADDVYELVVSLGYKCGRTTRRVQGRSPETSTCHILNFSTVDDVFRLERKHLLHKEERPVTRARIARRYITAVRPIESVPVRCVEVDNTEHLYLAGESMIPTHNSTLALDLCRAASIHNNLTSVFFSLEMTRSEITMRLLSAEAKVPLNHIRNGNMNDDDWAKLARKMGEVSSAPMFIDDSPNMTMMEIRAKARRLKQRHDLRLVVIDYMQLMTSGRKVESRQLEVSEFSRQIKLLAKELEVPIIALSQLNRGPEQRGDKRPMMSDLRESGSLEQDADMVILLHRDDVYEKESTRPGEADLIVAKHRNGPTRDITVAFQGHYSRFVDMAH; the protein is encoded by the coding sequence ATGGCCGCCGAGCAGTCGGTGCTCGGCTCGATGCTGATCTCCAAGGACGCCATCGCCGACGTCGCGGAGGTGCTGCGCGGGGTCGACTTCTACCGGCCCTCGCACGAGACCATCCACGACGCGATCATCGACCTCTACGGGCGCGGCGAGCCGGTCGACATGGTCACCGTCGCGGCCGAGCTGCAGCGCCGCGGCGAGCTCCAGCGGATCGGCGGCGCGCCGTACCTCCACACGCTGTCCGCGAACGTGCCGATCGCCGCCAACGCCGGCTACTACGCCGAGATCGTCCGCGAGAAGGCGATCCTGCGCCGCCTGGTCGACGCCGGCACCAAGATCGTCCAGATCGGCTACGCCGGCGAGGGCCAGGTCGACGACATCGTCGACACCGCGCAGGCGGAGGTCTACAAGATCACCGACCGCCGCGCCGCGGAGGACTACGCGCCGCTGAGCGACATCATGGACGGCGTCCTCGACGAGATCGAGGCGATCGGCAACCGCGAGGCCGGCCTGTACGGCGTCCCGACCGGCTTCGCCGACCTCGACGACCTGACCAACGGCCTGCACTCCGGACAGATGATCATCGTCGCGGCGCGCCCCGCCATGGGCAAGGCGCTCGCCCTGGACACCGCGCTGCCCACCCCCTCCGGCTGGACGACGATGGGCGACGTCCAGGTCGGCGACCAGCTGTACGACGCCCACGGCAGGCCGACCACCGTCGTGGCGGCCACGGAGGTGCTGACCGGTCGCCCTTGCTACGAGGTCGAGTTCTCCGACGGCTCGCGGATCGTCGCCGACGCCCAGCACCAGTGGCTCACCGAGAGCCGTGCTGCACGGAAGTCGAGGTGGGCGGCGGACAAGCAGTACAACCGCGCCCGAAACCAGAACATCGTCGCGTCCGTGGTCACCACCGAGGCGATCGCGGGCACGCTTCGAGTCGGTGCGGATCAACGTGCGAACCATGCCGTGCTGACGGCGGATCCGTTGTCGGGCAGCGACGTCGACCTACCGATTCCGCCGTACGTGCTCGGCGCGTGGCTCGGCGACGGTCACAGTGCCTCCGCACGGATCACATGCGAGACGCCGGAGATCCCGATGTACCTCGAGGCGTGTGGACTGAGGGTCGACCACCAAGGAGCGATGCTCTACAGCCTCAAGTTCCCCGACGGAGATCCGCGCGGCAGCGTTCAGGGTGTGCTGCGGACCATCGGCGTGCTGAACGACAAGCACATCCCCGCTGACTACCTGCGCGCGTCCGAGGGGCAGCGCCGCGACCTCCTGGCCGGGCTGATGGACACCGATGGCACCGTCGTGAGGGGCGTCGGCTCGTGCCAGTTCGCCGTGACCAACAAGCGCCTCGCCGACGACGTCTACGAGCTGGTCGTCAGTCTCGGCTACAAGTGTGGACGCACGACACGGCGGGTGCAGGGCCGATCCCCGGAGACCTCGACCTGCCACATCCTCAACTTCTCGACCGTCGACGACGTCTTCCGGCTGGAGCGCAAGCACCTCCTCCACAAGGAAGAGCGGCCGGTGACCAGGGCGCGGATCGCACGCCGCTACATCACCGCCGTGCGTCCGATCGAGAGCGTCCCGGTCCGGTGCGTCGAGGTGGACAACACCGAGCACCTCTACCTCGCCGGCGAGTCGATGATTCCGACGCACAACTCGACGCTCGCGCTCGACCTGTGCCGTGCGGCGTCGATCCACAACAACCTCACGAGCGTGTTCTTCAGCCTGGAGATGACCCGCTCGGAGATCACCATGCGGCTGCTCTCGGCCGAGGCGAAGGTGCCGCTCAACCACATCCGCAACGGCAACATGAATGACGACGACTGGGCCAAGCTGGCCCGCAAGATGGGCGAGGTGTCCTCGGCGCCGATGTTCATCGACGACTCGCCGAACATGACGATGATGGAGATCCGCGCGAAGGCGCGACGGCTCAAGCAGCGCCACGACCTGCGGTTGGTCGTCATCGACTACATGCAGCTGATGACGTCGGGGCGCAAGGTGGAGTCCCGCCAGCTGGAGGTCTCGGAGTTCTCCCGGCAGATCAAGCTGCTGGCCAAGGAGCTCGAGGTCCCGATCATCGCGCTCTCCCAGCTCAACCGTGGCCCGGAGCAGCGCGGCGATAAGAGACCTATGATGAGTGACTTACGCGAGTCTGGGTCTTTGGAACAAGATGCGGACATGGTCATCCTCTTGCACCGCGACGACGTCTACGAGAAGGAGTCGACCCGCCCCGGCGAGGCCGACCTGATCGTGGCCAAGCACCGCAACGGCCCGACCCGCGACATCACCGTGGCCTTCCAGGGCCACTACTCCCGCTTCGTCGACATGGCCCACTGA
- a CDS encoding MATE family efflux transporter produces MTGSLCSRRRVRDRGRDRGPARERDREILRLAVPAFLALVSEPLFLLADAAIVGHLGTAPLAGLGIAAAVLQTAIGLCVFLAYGTTAGVARRLGAGDLRGALTQGVDGLWLAVGIGAVVTVLGVLLADPLVHLFGASESVTEPAATYLRIAFLGTTPLLLMLAATGVLRGLQDTRTPLVVAVGGNVLNVVLNLLLVYPAGMGIAGSALGSVIAQVASAAAFLVVVARAARAQGASLRPDLPGIRAAGRAGVPLVVRTLTLRAALLLTTYVVTLAATGAREQEVDLATHQLAMTLWTFLAFVLDAIAIAAQALTGRALGAGDVAAVRETTARMVRWGALSGVATGLLLAAASPVLGALFTGDGEVRDLLVPVLLVAALGQPVAGVVFVLDGVLIGAGDGVYLARAGLVTLVVYAPVALLLAAASAGLVAVWVCFAAVFMGARLVVLGHRARGDAWLVTGR; encoded by the coding sequence ATGACCGGTTCCCTTTGCTCGCGGCGGCGCGTCCGAGACCGCGGCCGGGACCGCGGCCCGGCCCGGGAGCGGGACCGGGAGATCCTGCGGCTCGCGGTCCCGGCGTTCCTCGCGCTCGTCTCCGAGCCGCTGTTCCTGCTCGCCGACGCGGCCATCGTGGGCCACCTCGGCACCGCGCCGCTGGCCGGTCTCGGCATCGCGGCCGCCGTGCTGCAGACCGCGATCGGCCTGTGCGTCTTCCTCGCCTACGGCACCACGGCCGGGGTGGCGCGGCGTCTGGGCGCCGGGGACCTGCGGGGCGCGCTCACCCAGGGCGTCGACGGCCTGTGGCTGGCCGTCGGGATCGGCGCGGTCGTCACCGTCCTCGGGGTGCTGCTCGCCGACCCGCTCGTCCACCTGTTCGGCGCCTCGGAGTCGGTCACCGAGCCCGCGGCGACGTACCTGCGGATCGCGTTCCTCGGCACCACCCCCCTGCTGCTGATGCTCGCCGCCACCGGCGTGCTCCGGGGCCTGCAGGACACCCGCACCCCGCTCGTGGTCGCGGTCGGCGGCAACGTCCTCAATGTGGTGCTCAACCTGCTGCTCGTCTACCCCGCCGGGATGGGCATCGCCGGCTCGGCGCTCGGCTCGGTGATCGCCCAGGTGGCGAGCGCGGCCGCCTTCCTCGTCGTGGTCGCCCGGGCCGCCCGCGCCCAGGGCGCCTCGCTGCGTCCCGACCTGCCCGGGATCCGCGCGGCGGGGCGTGCCGGCGTCCCGCTCGTCGTGCGCACCCTCACGCTGCGCGCTGCGCTGCTGCTCACGACGTACGTCGTGACCCTGGCCGCGACCGGCGCCCGGGAGCAGGAGGTGGACCTGGCCACCCACCAGCTGGCGATGACCCTCTGGACGTTCCTGGCGTTCGTGCTCGACGCCATCGCCATCGCCGCGCAGGCGCTCACCGGCCGGGCCCTCGGCGCGGGGGACGTGGCCGCGGTGCGCGAGACCACCGCCCGGATGGTCCGCTGGGGCGCGCTCAGCGGGGTGGCCACCGGGCTGCTGCTCGCGGCCGCGAGCCCGGTACTCGGCGCCCTGTTCACCGGCGACGGTGAGGTGCGCGACCTGCTGGTGCCCGTCCTCCTGGTCGCCGCGCTCGGTCAGCCGGTCGCCGGCGTGGTGTTCGTCCTCGACGGGGTGCTCATCGGCGCCGGGGACGGCGTCTACCTGGCCCGCGCCGGGCTCGTCACCCTGGTCGTCTACGCGCCGGTCGCCCTGCTGCTCGCGGCCGCCTCGGCCGGGCTGGTCGCCGTCTGGGTCTGCTTCGCCGCGGTGTTCATGGGCGCCCGGCTGGTGGTGCTCGGGCACCGCGCCCGCGGCGACGCCTGGCTGGTCACCGGGCGCTGA
- the rplI gene encoding 50S ribosomal protein L9 produces the protein MKLILTQEVTGLGAPGDVVEVKDGYGRNYLVPRGLAMRWTRGGEKTVDSIKAARASRAVRDHDHAEQIKTKLEAQPVAVKVRAGAGGRLFGAVTVTEIAGALADASGEQVDKRTIVVTNPIKSLGAHEVSVKLHDEVSAVVALNVIPA, from the coding sequence ATGAAGCTCATCCTGACCCAGGAGGTCACCGGCCTCGGTGCCCCCGGCGACGTCGTCGAGGTGAAGGACGGCTACGGCCGCAACTACCTCGTGCCCCGTGGCCTGGCCATGCGCTGGACCCGCGGCGGCGAGAAGACGGTCGACTCGATCAAGGCCGCCCGCGCCTCGCGCGCGGTGCGTGACCACGACCACGCGGAGCAGATCAAGACCAAGCTCGAGGCCCAGCCGGTCGCCGTCAAGGTGCGCGCCGGTGCCGGCGGTCGCCTGTTCGGCGCCGTCACGGTCACCGAGATCGCCGGCGCCCTCGCCGACGCCTCGGGCGAGCAGGTCGACAAGCGCACGATCGTGGTCACCAACCCGATCAAGTCGCTCGGCGCCCACGAGGTGTCGGTCAAGCTGCACGACGAGGTGTCCGCCGTGGTGGCCCTCAACGTGATCCCGGCCTGA
- the rpsR gene encoding 30S ribosomal protein S18, which produces MAKAVIRKPKKKVCQFCKEKATGVDYKDTALLRKFISDRGKIRARRVTGNCVQHQRDVAIAVKNAREVALLPYTSTGR; this is translated from the coding sequence ATGGCCAAGGCAGTGATTCGCAAGCCCAAGAAGAAGGTTTGCCAGTTCTGCAAGGAGAAGGCGACCGGTGTCGACTACAAGGACACCGCCCTGCTCCGCAAGTTCATCTCCGACCGCGGCAAGATCCGCGCCCGTCGGGTGACCGGCAACTGCGTCCAGCACCAGCGCGACGTGGCCATCGCGGTCAAGAACGCCCGCGAGGTCGCCCTGCTGCCCTACACCTCCACCGGTCGCTGA
- a CDS encoding single-stranded DNA-binding protein yields the protein MAGETVITVVGNLVDDPELRFTPSGAAVANFRIASTPRTFDRQTNEWKDGDALFLSCSVWRQAAENVAESLQRGMRVVVQGRLKSRTYETREGEKRTVFEIEVEEVGPSLKYATAKVTRTTRQGGGGGYSGGGGGGGQAPSGDDPWATPAPQQGGQSQGGGYAGGGGQSAPANDPWGAPGVGSDEPPF from the coding sequence ATGGCAGGCGAGACCGTCATCACGGTGGTCGGCAACCTCGTCGACGACCCGGAGCTGCGCTTCACCCCCTCGGGGGCGGCCGTGGCCAACTTCCGGATCGCGTCGACGCCGCGCACCTTCGACCGCCAGACCAACGAGTGGAAGGACGGCGACGCGCTGTTCCTCTCCTGCTCGGTCTGGCGCCAGGCCGCGGAGAACGTCGCCGAGTCCCTGCAGCGCGGCATGCGTGTCGTCGTGCAGGGCCGCCTGAAGTCCCGCACCTACGAGACCCGCGAGGGCGAGAAGCGCACCGTCTTCGAGATCGAGGTCGAGGAGGTCGGCCCGTCGCTGAAGTACGCCACCGCCAAGGTCACCCGCACCACCCGTCAGGGCGGTGGGGGCGGCTACTCCGGCGGTGGCGGTGGCGGCGGTCAGGCCCCGAGCGGGGACGACCCGTGGGCCACGCCTGCGCCTCAGCAGGGCGGGCAGTCCCAGGGCGGCGGGTACGCCGGCGGGGGCGGCCAGTCCGCCCCGGCCAACGACCCGTGGGGCGCTCCCGGGGTCGGCTCGGACGAGCCGCCGTTCTGA
- the rpsF gene encoding 30S ribosomal protein S6 codes for MRAYEVMVILDPSLEERTVEPSLDKYLNVIRKDGGTVESVDVWGRRRLAYEVKKNAEGIYAVIKLNAEPATVKEFDRQLTLNESIIRTKVMRPDAH; via the coding sequence GTGCGTGCCTATGAAGTGATGGTCATCCTCGACCCCAGCCTCGAAGAGCGAACCGTCGAGCCGTCGCTCGACAAGTACCTGAACGTCATCCGGAAGGATGGCGGCACCGTCGAGTCCGTCGACGTGTGGGGCCGGCGTCGCCTGGCCTACGAGGTCAAGAAGAACGCCGAGGGCATCTACGCCGTCATCAAGCTGAACGCCGAGCCCGCCACGGTCAAGGAGTTCGACCGGCAGCTCACCCTCAACGAGTCGATCATCCGCACGAAGGTCATGCGTCCCGACGCCCACTGA
- a CDS encoding serine/threonine-protein kinase — MPRATTPPLAGPLAGRYLLLDQVGAGGMGSVWRARDLRTGEVVAAKVLGAHDSTALLRFVRELSVRISHPHVVAPTGWAAEDHQVVFTMDLVRGGSLETLLAEHGPLPASYVALLLDQTLQALAAVHAAGVVHRDVKPANLLLEPTGSGRPFVRLGDFGVAVPLEDVRLTRAPGAVGTDGYMAPEQAAGAAPDPRQDVYAAGVVAAELLTGRPAGRGAPAQLLGALGPLVDAMTDPDPDLRPPTAAAALERLRRIAVPPDRPWPHVPDRLADPPASFAPAGRSTDVAIACFAAVIGLCAVAVYLLLS, encoded by the coding sequence ATGCCCCGTGCGACGACGCCTCCGCTCGCCGGCCCACTGGCCGGCCGCTACCTGCTGCTCGACCAGGTCGGGGCCGGCGGCATGGGCTCGGTGTGGCGAGCCCGAGACCTGCGCACCGGCGAGGTCGTGGCCGCCAAGGTGCTCGGCGCCCACGACAGCACCGCGCTGCTGCGGTTCGTGCGCGAGCTGTCGGTGCGGATCAGCCACCCGCACGTGGTCGCGCCCACCGGGTGGGCGGCCGAGGACCACCAGGTCGTGTTCACGATGGACCTGGTCCGCGGGGGCTCGCTGGAGACGCTGCTGGCCGAGCACGGCCCGCTGCCCGCGTCGTACGTCGCGCTCCTGCTGGACCAGACCCTCCAGGCGCTGGCCGCCGTGCACGCGGCCGGGGTCGTGCACCGCGACGTCAAGCCGGCCAACCTGCTGCTCGAGCCGACCGGGTCCGGCCGTCCGTTCGTGCGGCTCGGCGACTTCGGTGTGGCGGTCCCGCTCGAGGACGTCCGGCTCACCCGCGCGCCGGGCGCGGTCGGCACCGACGGCTACATGGCCCCGGAGCAGGCCGCGGGCGCGGCGCCCGACCCTCGCCAGGACGTGTACGCCGCCGGCGTGGTCGCCGCGGAGCTGCTCACCGGTCGGCCCGCCGGCCGCGGGGCGCCGGCGCAGCTGCTCGGTGCGCTCGGACCGCTGGTCGACGCGATGACCGACCCCGACCCGGACCTGCGGCCACCGACCGCGGCGGCGGCGCTGGAGCGGCTGCGGCGGATCGCGGTGCCGCCCGACCGGCCGTGGCCGCACGTGCCCGACCGGCTGGCCGACCCGCCCGCGTCCTTCGCCCCGGCCGGCCGCTCGACCGACGTCGCGATCGCCTGCTTCGCCGCCGTGATCGGGCTGTGCGCGGTGGCGGTCTACCTGCTCCTGTCCTGA